GCATCAAAGGTTCGCCCAGTTGATTGGTCGTGTGTCGTCGAGTGGAATCGTCGGGAACAGTGCGAGAACCTCTCGCGCCCGCCTCACGCCTCGCCGCCGGCGCGGAGGTAATGGAAGAGGTACGTCTGGACGTAGCCCGCGTACTCGCCGCCGAGTCGTTCGCGGAGCGCGCGCGACGTCTCGGTGTAGTTCCCGCGGTCGCACTCCGGGAAGCGGTCGGCGATTGCACCCCGAATCCACGTGTCGAGCGGGACGGCTTCGAGATATCCGAGCGAGAACAGGAGCACGCAGTCGGCGACCTTGTCGCCCACGCCGACGAACCGGGTGAGCGACTCGCGGGCGTCCTCGTAGTCGAGGCCGACCGCCTCGTCCGGATGCGCCTCGCCCGAGGCGACCATCTCGGCGGTCTTTCGGACGTAGGGCGCGCGGTAGCCGAGCTTCAACTCGCGGAGCTCCGCCTCCTCGCGAGCGGCGAGTCGCTCGGGCGTCGGAAACGCGTGAACGGTCTTCCCGCCGATCTCCCGCGGCTCGCCGAACGCCTCCGCCAGCGCCATCTGCATCCCGTGGATCCGCGAGACGCGCATCTGCGCCGAGCAGATGAACGAGACGAGGCAGGGAAACGGCGGATCGCGGACGAGCCGCATCCCCCGGTATTCGTCGAACGCCCGCGCGAAGACGTCGTCGTCGGGCGCGGCGGCGTAAATCTCGTTCAGGTCGTCGTCGAGCCGGAGCAGGTGACGCAACGCGGGGACCGGATCGGCGGTCGCCTCCCACTCCAACGCGCCGTCGCGCTGGCGGACGCGCACGAAGACGTCTTCGTCGACGACGCCGTCGATCGGGGGGACGACCGTCCGGTACCACGCGTCGCCGCCGTGGACGTCGATCGATTCGTACATCCTGCCGTCGGGGCGGTTCCACAGGTACGACTGTCCGCTCTCCAGCGTCGACTGCAGATCGAACGGCCCCGCAATTTCTGAGAGGTCGATCGCCCCCGTTTCGAGTGTCGCGTCGGCGTCGCCTCCCGCGCCGGAGTGTGCCGTCATCGACAGTCGGGAGGGACGCGGGGCGTATCCCGGTTTCGATGCGTGGTGCGACCGAGTTGGCTCGTTTTCCTGCCCGCCTCACCGATTCCGGCTGACCGGGAACTTCACGCGTTCGGGCTCTTCGTTGAAGCGCGCGAGGATCCGCTCGTAGAGCGCGTTCCGGTTTCGCGTCACCTGCCGGGAGCGCGAGAGAAAGCGCAGGCGGAGTTCGACCCACGACTCCTGCTGGACCACGTTGACCACCGGCCCCTCCCGAACGTCCAGTTCGACGGCCGTCCGGTCGAGTTCCGAGCGGTACGCCTCAATCCCGCGACGCATCTCCGCGCCGAGGTGGTCGGTCGCCTCCTCGATCATCGTCTCGCGGGCGAATTCGAGATCGGTCTCGTAGGCCACTTGAATCGACACCTCGCTCCAGACGAACTCGAAAAGGGTCGTGTCGTTGACGACCTGCGCGGAGAGTACTTCGGCGTTCGGGACGGTGACGACCCGCCCCGAGGGCTGCCCGGAGGTGACGAGCCGCCCGCCGACCTCCCACAGCGTCGTCGTCAGGAACCCGACGTCGATGACGTCGCCGCGGGTGTCTGCGATCTCGACTCTGTCGCCGACGCCGTAGGGTCGCTTCAGGATGATGTAGAACCAGCCGACCAAGGAGAGAAGCGGCTGTTGGAGCGCGAAGGTGATCGCGAAGCCGACGACGCCGAGCGAGAACAGGACACCGAGCCACTGATCGGTGAGAACGCCCGCGACGCCCGCCGCGGCGACCACGCCGAACCCGAGTCTGAGGACGTTCCGCATGTCGTGGCTCCGCCGCCTGTTCGACAGGCGCGAAGCGAGTACCGACTCCACGACGAGGTATGCGCCAGTCGCTGCGGCGAGAACGGCCGCGGCGACCAATCCCCGCGAGAGAAGCGGTTGCAGTTGCACGCCGCCGACGAGAACCTCGGCAACCCCGTCAGAGGAGCGGACCGCGGTCGCGGCGAGTGCGAGTCCGACGGCGGCGACGAGCGAGACGTATCCGGCTGAGCGACGAACCACGTTCCGGACTCGACGCGCTCGGACAAAAAACGGCGGGACGTGACGTTTCGACGCGGGTCCGCTCTCAGTCCCTGATGTGCTCGTCGGTCAGGCGCGCGAGTCGGGCCGCGAGGCCGTCGTCGAATGCCTCCCACGTACACCGCCACGCCCAGTTCCCCGAGGCGGTTCCCGGGCGGTTGAACCGCGCCTCCTCGCCGAGACCGAGGACGTCCTGAACGGTCGTGAACGCCAGCGCGGCGTCGGAGCGCCAGACCGCCTCGATCATCGACCAGTTGATCTCCGAGCCGTCCGCGCCGATGTTGTAGTGGAGGCAGTCGCGCTGCTGTGGCGGAAGCGACTCGTAGTACCCATAGAGCGTGTTCGTGTCGTGCGTCGAGGTGTACGCGACGCTGTTCTCGCGGTAGTGCATCGGCTGGTACATATCGCCCTCGCGGCACCAGTCGGCGTAGTGGGGGACGCGCATCGCGGGAAAGCCGAAGCGCTCGCGGAGGTCGACGAGCGACTGGTCGACGAAGCCGAGGTCCTCGACGACGAACGGCAGGTCGTCGAGTCGCTCGGCGACGGTCTCGAAGAAGTCGACGCCGGGCGCGTCGCGCCACTCGCCGTCTCCGGGATCGTCTGACTCCGCCGGGATCGCCCAGAACTCGTCGAACCCCTTGAAGTGGTCGATGCGGGTGACGTCGACGAGGTCGAACAGGCGGTCGAGCCGATCGAGCCACCACTCGTAGCCGTTCGCTCGGAGCGTCTCCCAGTCGTAGACGGGGTTCCCCCAGCGCTGCCCGTCGTCGCCGGGGTTCGGCGGGACGCCCGCGACGGCGGCGGGTTCGCCTCCCTCCATCAGGTCGAACGCCTCGGGATTCGCCCAGACGTCGGCGCTGTCGAGCGCGACGTAGATCGGCAGGTCGCCAACGAATTCGACGCCGCGCTCGTCGGCGTAGCGTCTGAGGTCGCGCCACTGGGCGTCGAAGGCGAACTGAACGAACTCGCGGTAGCGGATCTCCTCGGACAGCTCCTCGCGGTGTCGCGCGAGCGCGCTCGATTCGCGGGCGCGGATCGGCTCGGGCCAGTCGGTCCACGCGCCGTCGTACCGCGTCCGCAACGCCATAAAGAGCGCGTAGTCATCGAGCCAGCCCGACTCGCGCTCGCGGAACGCCTCGAACTCCTCCCGCGTCGTCGCGGCCGCGTCCCTGTGGAAGTTCTCCGCGGCCGCCCGGAGCCGATCGGTCTTGTACTCGCGGACCGTCTCGTAGTCGACCTCGTGGGGCGAGAAATCGGGAGCGGAATGCAGATCGATCTCGTCGAGGTGACCCGCGTCGACGAGGCGCTCGAGGCTCACGAGGAGCGGGTTGCCGGCGAACGCCGAGTAAGCCTGATACGGCGAGTCCCCGTGAACCGAGGCTGTCGGTCCGAGCGGACAGAACTGCCAGTGGGACTGTTCGGCGTCGGCGAGCCAGTCGACGAACGCGCGCGCGCCGCTGCCGAGGTCGCCGATGCCGTGCGGACCGGGAAGCGATGTGAGGTGGAGGAAGACCCCGGCTCGTCGGTCGAATCGCATACTCGAAGCAGCCGGGGGAGTAAGTTAAGCGTGTGGTGGTCGAGACGCGCGGCGATCGAGAACGCGACCGCGACGGACCGTGGCGTGGTCACGGAGTCGACGAATCGCCCACAGTTAACACCGCGCGGTACCTTTCGGCGGTCGTGCATCCGAAAACGGCCCTCATCACCGGCTGTTCGTCCGGCATCGGCCGCGCGGCGGCACTGGCCTTCCTCGAGGAGGACTGGTGCGTCTACGCGACGGCCCGCAACCCCGCCGATATCGAGACGCTCGGCGAGAAGGGCTGCCGCATCGCGACGCTCGACGTCACCGACGGAGACGACGTCGACAGAGTGGTCGACCGCGTCGTCGAGGAGGAGGGGCACATCTCCTGTCTCGTCAACAACGCCGGGTTCGGGCAGATGGGGCCGCTCGAAGACGTTCCGACCGAACAGGTCCATCGGCAGTTCGAGGTGAACGTCTACGGCCCCCACCGGCTCATCCGCGCGGTCCTTCCACACATGCGAGCCCAAGAGGACGGGACCATCGTGAACGTCTCCAGCGCCGCCGGGCGCGTCTCGTTCCCCGGCGGCGGCGTCTACTCGGGATCGAAGTTCGCGCTCGAAGCGATGAGCGACGCCCTCCGCAACGAGGTCGACGAGTACGGCATCGACGTCGCCGTCATCGAGCCCGGCCCGGTCGAGACGAGCTTCGCAGAGCGCGTCGAGCGCGAAGTCAACGGCGACGGTGAGAACAGCGACGGCACGGACACCGATGCGGGCGACGCCGACACCAGTGCGGGCGACGCCAACGAGTCGATCGCTGGAATCGAACGATCGGGAGCCTACGAGTCGTTCTACGACCTCTTCTCGGAGACGCAGTTGATCGGCGGCGACGGACTCGGGGCCATCTCGCCCGAGCGCGTCGCCGAAGACATCGTCGACGCCGCGTCGTCGACGAAACCGCGAGCGCGTTATCAGCCCGGAACCGCCGCCCGCGTCGCCGTCCTCGCGCGGCACCTCCCCTCGCGGTGGCTCGACACGGCGTATCGGTACCTCAGAAAGCTGTAGCGCGGGCGATCGAAATCAGGCCAGACACGCGGCGACGACCCGGAGCGCCCCCTCGCCGCGCACCTCTTCGGCGAGAAGCGGTACGCGTCTCACGTCGCGGCCTCTGAACAGCTCGGTCGCGCGACCGATGGCGTCCTGCTGGACGCCCCAGCGGCGCTGGCAGAACTCGCAGTTCTCTAAGTCGGGCGAGACGACCCACTGGTTGTCGACCTCGGCGGCGGTCACGTCGGCGAGGTCCTCCATCACGCGGTTGACGACGAGCGTCTGCACCGGGATTCCGTACCCGTCGAGGCGTTCGACGAGCCGCTCGGACTCGACGACGCTCATCTCCTCGGGGATCATCACGACGCGGAAATCGGTCTTCCGCGGGTCGCGAAGGACCGCGCGCAGCCGTTCGATCCGCTCGCGAAGCTCGTCGAGGTCGGGCGCGGCGGCGTCCTGAGCGCCCATCCCGAACATTCCTTTGACGCCCTCCATCATCCCCGAGAACTGCTGGCGGAGCTTCGCGACCCGCCCGAGCATCGTGTCCATCATCTCGGGGAGTTCGAGCAGCCGGAGCGTGTGCCCCGTCGGCGCGGTGTCGACGACGACCCGATCGAACCGCGGGTCATCGAGGTATTCGAGCAGCTGTTGCATCGCCGCCGCCTCGTCGGCTCCGGGCATCGACCCGGGTCCCATCGTGCCACCGAGCAGTTCTTCCATCCCGCCGAGGTCGCCGAACGGGGACGCGCCACCCGCGTCACTCTCCCCGGGGGCGAATCCGTCGTCGGCGAACGGACCGCCGTTCCCGCCGTTCGCGTCGTCGGCGAAGGGGTTCCCCTCGACGTCGGCGTCGTGATCGAAGCCCGAGTCGTCGCCGGCTTGCCCGGTCGCTCCGCCGCCGTCCTCTCCCTGCGAGAACGGCCCGGCGACGACCGCGTCGGGATCGATCTCCGCGGCGTACAGCGGCATCGACTCGCGAATCCGCGTCGGTTCCGGCGGCACGTCGACGCCGAGAGTGTCGGACAGCGAGTGCGCCGGGTCGGTCGAAACCACGAGCGTCGACGTCCCGGCGGCCGCCGAGGAAAGCGCCGTCGCGGCCGCCATCGTCGTCTTGCCGACGCCGCCCTTCCCGCCGTAGAGAACGTAGTTCGGGGCATCGACTGACTCCGGAAGCGCCGCGTCGTCGAGGTCTCCGCTCGGCTCGTCACGCTCCTCGGAGCCGACGCTCTCGACGGCCTCGACGTCGATCGAGGTGTCCCCCTCCGGCGCGTCGCTCTCGGATTCGTGCTCGTCGCCACCCGCGGCGTCGACGTCGGTACTCGACATACGCGAGGCGAGGAGACGAGGACTTGTGTACTTCTCGGTCGCAGTGTGGTGCGCGCAGTTCCACCCGCGCGGCGTCGGTGACGAAATCCGGCGAAAGCTTTCTTGACCCACTCGTCGAAACATCGGTATGTCGACGACCATTACGACGCCTGCGGCTTCGGAGATGTGTACGTACTGTGGCTCGGAAATCTTCGATCACGATCCCATCTGCGTCCGCGATTGTACCGATGACTGCGGGTCGCCCGAGTACTTTTGCAACTACGCCTGCCTCTCGGTGTATATCGCCGAGAACGACTTGGCTGCGGGCGACGCGTGCGAGTGGTCACCGGACGGCGACGGTTGTTGCTGACCAGCGAACAGATGCTGCCGCTGTGAAAGCGCGCTGTAGCGACTCTCACTCCCCGTCGAAATACGCGGCCAGCCGATCGGCCGCCTCGTCGGCGCGATCGGTGCAGAGCGCGAAGCGGACCCAGTCGTCGTAGGCGTCGCCGAAGGCCTCGCCGGGCATCCCGGCGACACCGGCCTCGTCGATCAGCCGTTCGACGTTTTCCATCGTCCCCGGGAACTCCTCGAAGCGCGCGAGGACGTAGAACGCGCCCTCGGGGGTGGTGTAGTCCGCGCCCGCGGCGTCGAGCGCGTCGGTGAAAGCCTCGATCCGCTCCCGCAACCTGTCGCGGACGGACTCATAGTACGACGGCGGCGTCTCTCGCAGGGCGTTCTCGACGGCCGCCTGCGCGGGTCGGCTGGTCGCGACGTTCACGAGCATATGCCGCGTCAGCGCCCCCTCGACGAGGTCCGCGGGGAAGACCGCATAGCCGACGCGAAAGCCCGTGATCGCCATCGACTTCGAGAACGCCGAGGTGACGACGACGTGGTCGCGATCGAGAGTGAGCGCGCTCTCGAACCGGTTCGAAAAGTCGAAGTGGTCGTACACCTCGTCGACGACGAGCAGCGCGTCGACCTCGCGGGCGATATCGGCCAGTTCCGCGACCGACTCGCGGTCGTAGACGGCCCCGGTCGGGTTGTTGGGCGTGTTGACGACGATCGCTGCGGTGTCGGCCGTGGCGGCCGCGCGCATCGCGTCGATGTCGACGTGGCCGTCCTCGCGGACGGGGACGCGCGTGACGTCCGCGTCGAGAAGCTCCGCCTTGCCCGGGTAGTACGGGTAGACGGGATCCGTGAGGAGGAACTCCGAGCCCGCCCCGCGCTCGATCGCGCCCGCCATCGCGAGATAGTTAGCCTCGCCCGCGCCGTTGGTGACGACGAGCCGAGAGACGTCGACGTTCCGCCGGGCCGCGATCTCCTCGCGAAGTCCGCGGAGCCCCTCGCTCGGCGGGTACTGGAACGCCTCGGAATCGGCGTCGGCGTAGGTGTGCAGCCCCTCGCGGAGCGCCTCCGGCGGCTCCCAATCGGGGTGGCCCGACACCATATCGACGACGTCGCGGTCGGCGGCGGCGGCGTATCGGATGACGCGCTGAAAGAGCGGTTCGTCGTACGCGTCGTCGGCCTCCTCCGACGCGTCGGCCGTGTCTGTCATCTCGTCTGCGGCGACGGATTCGGGAAAGGTGTGCTTTTCGCCCTCGGTGGCCGCACTCTCGTCGTCGGCCCACTTTTGGGGTCGCCCCGCGTTTCCCGGACTATGCGAGAGTTCGCAACCGAGCCGCCGGTCGAGGCCCGCGTCGGCGACGCACTCGACGCGGCAGACGCGACCGTCGCCGTCGCCGAGTCCTGCACCGGCGGGCTGATCGGCTCGCTCCTGACGGACGTCCCCGGCTCCTCGGCGTACTTCGATCGGTCGGTCGTCACCTACTCCTACGACGCGAAGCTGACCGCTCTCGGCGTCTCGCGGGAGGCACTCGACGAGCACGGCGCGGTCTCAGAGCCGGTCGCACGCGAGATGGCCGCCGGCGTCCGCGACATCGCCGGTGTCGACTGGGGGATCTCGACGACCGGCATCGCGGGCCCCGAGGGCGGCACCCCGGAGAAACCGGTCGGAACCGTCTACATCGGGCTGGCCCACCGCGGCGAGTGGGGGACGGACGATTCCTACACCCGCGTCGAACGCTTCGAGTTCGACGGGAGCCGAACGCAGATCAAAGAGCAGATCGCCCGGCGGGCGCTCGAAACACTCTGTGACGCCGTCGACGCGTAGCGCCGCGGCCGACTGGGACCGAGAGTTCGGGACCGAGACACAACGTTTGTAGGGGTGACCCGCGCAGACACAGGCGATGAACAAAGACGGACACGTGCTGAACGGGGCGCTCTTGGCGGTCGGACTCGGGATCATCCTCACCGTCGATCCGTTCGCCGGACCGATACTCGAAGGGGCGAACGGCGAGACCACTGTCGACGCCGCGTGGGCGCTCGCGGGCGACATCGGACGGTCGATCGCCGCGCTGTCGCTACCGGTCATCCTCGGCGCGCTGTTTCCCGACGTCGACACCGCGTTCGGCCGCCACCGAAAGACGCTGCACAACCTCCCGGTGCTGGGCATCTTCCTCGCGTTCCCGTACCTCTTTGGCAACCTCCAGTTCGTCTGGATCGGCGTCGCGACGCACTACGTCCTCGACATCGTGGGATCGAAGCGCGGTATCGCGCTCTGGTATCCGTTCTCCGCGACGGAGTACGGCTTCCCGACCGGCGTCGCGACGTCGAGCAAGTGGGCGATGCGGGCCACCGTGCTCGTCACGCTGATCGAACTCGGTATCCTCTTCGTCGTTCACAACTACCTCATCGCGCTCAATACGCCGGTCTCGGAGGCGACGAATCTCCTCGCGGCGTTCGCCGGAATCTGATCGCGGCCGATGCGTTCGCTGCGGATCGCTCTCACGTCCCAGCGACCGGCTCTCGCCGCCCTCAGTACACGCTGACGTCGTCGAAGCGTCCGCCGTAGGCGACGTGGCTCGGATGGGTCGGCTCCGTTCCGGAGAGGAACATCCGATCGAGCTTGCTCCACGAGTTCTCGTAGCCGAGGTGTGCGAACTCCGCAAGCCCGCGGGCCGCGTGCCACGGACCGTTCCGCCGATACACCGTCCGCGGCGCGCCATCGCGCAGCGCCTCGACGAGATCGAGCTCGGAGTCGATCTCGCGCTCGAACGTCGTCCACACCTCCCCGACGCTCCCGTGCAGATGTGCGTACGACGAGCCGAACCCGGGGCGATCGACGTCGTGCGCGATCCGTCGCGCGCGGCGGTTCTGCCACTCGAACAGCTTCAGGTTGTGCGTCTCGACCGCGTGGATTCGCTCTCGGTGTGCTCGGATCTCCTCGGCGTCGAGGCTCACGTTGAGAAACAGCGGGTGCGGTACGAGCACGGCCGCGCCCTGCCGTCGGAAGGCGTCGAACGCGCCGTCGAGAGAGATGAAATCCGGAATCGGTTCGGCGAGTCCGACTGCGAGGAGGTGCCGCCGGTCGCGCCACGTCCCGGCGAACACTTCGCGAGCGGGAACGACGAGCAGGTCGTCGTCCGAGAAGCGCTCCGCACGGGCACGGAGTTCGGGAAGTCGCGTGAAATGCGGAGCGTAGACGAGTACGTCGAGGCCGCAAGCCTTCGCGCGGGCGACGACACGCTCGTTCAGGATCTTGACGTGGAGGTCGACACGGGTTCCGTCGGTCGGCTCGCCCGTCCGCGTCGAAGCGTCCCCCGTCTGCGGCGACGTCACCGCCTCCGTCCGCGTCGAAGCGTCCCCCGACTCCCCCGCGGTCGAGTCTGCGTCGGCTGCTGAGTCCGGCCCGGACGCACCCGTATCGGTCACGTCCCCGGATTTTCGGTGCATTCTGTTAGTGATTTCTATTTGCCGTCGGCTGCGGAACGGTTTTGTCGCCGGTGGTCGTGGCCTTCGGTATGTCCCTGTGGAAGTGCGGCATCGGCGGCTGCTCGGAGCGGTTCGAGGACGTCGAATCCGCGATCATCCACCAGACGGTCGAACACAACCGTCACGAGTGCACGGTCTGCGGCAGCATCGTCCCCGACGGCTACTTCGCGATCCGACACGCCTTCGAGGAGCACTCTCGGGCCGAATACGTCCGCGCTTACGACGCCGACTCGACGGCCGTTCGCGTCCGCGAGGACATCAAAGCCGCCATCGAGGACGAGGCCGACCTCAGAGCCGTCGTCGAAGAGCTCAAGCGCCGGGACGCGCTGTAGCGTCGTCGCTGCCGACTCGCCGTCGTCACTGTCGAGGCCGACTTCTGGCTCCTTCTCGACGGTCCGCTGCCGACGTCGCTGCGAGTGACGAGGTCGTGTGACCACCGGAACGGAAAAGCGGCCTGTTCGATCGGTCTATCGCTCGTCGCTGTCGAGGACGCGGATCTGGTCGCCGCGGACGGTGACCGGAATCGGGACGGTCGCCTCGTACAGTTCGACGGTGACCTGATCTTTCGTCTCGTCGATCCGCTGGACGCGAGCCTTCTCGCCCTTGAACGGTCCGGCGATCAGTTCGACGATGTCGCCCTCGGCGATGCCCTCAACGTCGGGCGTCGGCGAGAGGAAGTGCTCGACCTCCGCCATCGAGGACTTCCCGGCGTCGCCGCCGGTCTTGACGAGTCCGCGAGCGTGCGGAATCTCTTCGAGGGCCCGCGTGATCACCGCGTCGTTGTCGGCCTCGACCATCACGTAGCTCGTGAGCGAATCGGGTGCCAACACGGCGTGGATCTCGGGCTCCTCGCGGTTCGCGATCATATCCGCGACGGTCCGCTCTTGGCTCGCGGTCGTCTTCACCGAGAAGATCGGCACCTCAGACACCTCCGGGGAGGAAGCTCATTACCGCGTAGATGAGAAAGCCGAGGAAGCCGACGAGAACGATGCCGGCACCGGCGATGAGGCTGATCTGTGAGAACTCCTCCCACCCGGGGGTGCTCGCCAGCTTCAGCACCCGCACGTAGCTCGTCAGGTCGTACTTGACGTCCATTGTTGCGTGGAGATTGTGCGTCCGGCTTTTTCTATCTATTGATGCGCGCCGTCGGACGCCGAACTCCGAAAGCGGTGTGTGGTGGGTGGAGATCAGTAGTGATTTCTCTATCATCTCGATCGACAGACGCATAGCCGCTGTCGTCGCCGACGGCGAGGCGATCGTTGACGGCGAAGACGAGGTAATCGCCATCGAGGACGAGCCACCGCGGCGTGCCCGTACGGATCCCAGCAACTACAAGTGGTCCACGGGGGAGGTTGTGACTAATGAGCGAAGGAAGTGACCCATCGTCGGCAGATTCGTCCCCGGACGAGAGCCGGACGGACGCGGAACCGTCCGAAAGCGCTTCCGAGCGCGACGCGGGACCGGACGATGGGGTCCCGGAGCGCAACGCGGAATCGCCGCAACCGTCGCCCGCGCTCCCGTTCGTCGGTGCGTTCCTGACCGTCGTAGTCGCCGGACTGCACTTGCTTCATCCCAGTCACGGGCTGCTCAAGCTGTTCGTGATACTGAACGCCGATCCCGGGCTGTTGGTCTTCGATCCGCGGTCGTTCGCCTTCGTCGCGTCCGGGATCGCGCTCCTCGTGGGACTGTCGCTGAGCCGGAACGCGCCGAATCGGCGACCGTACTACCTCGCGGGAATCGCGCTCGCGCTCACGTATCTCGTCGGCTACTTCGCGTGGCACTTCACAGGTCACGGCGGGTTTCTTCCCGGACGCGAGCCGCTGCTTCACGGTCTCTCGCCGGTCGAGAACGTCGTCAGTCACCTCACGACGGACGTGTGGGCGGCGGTGTCGAAGGCCACTGAAATCGCACTGGTCGCCGTCTTGACGGTCCTGTACCGCCGAGAGTCGTCCGAAAGCGATCGGTGAGCGCCCGGTACGCGGTCGTATCGGTCGCTCTCGGACCCTGTCAGTTACGGGATGTCAGAAAGGCCGTCACAACGATCGATCGGCCCGACGAGTCCTACTCGACTAACTCGACGGCCTCTCGCTCGAACGCGTCGCCGGCCCAGCGCCACGAGCCGAGGTACGGGTAGCCGTCGAACGCGCAGATCGCATAGGAGTACCCCGGCCACGCCGCGCGCTCGGCGTCGGTGTCGCTGGGGTGCACTGGACCCGTTGGATGTGTGTGGTAGAAGCCGACGACCTCGCGGCCCGCCGCCTCGATCGATTCGATGGTTTCGAGCTGTTCTTCGGGATCCATCGCGTACCGGATCTGTGGCGTCTCGGCGACGTTATCGACTTGGTGAGCCTCGCTGACGACGCTTCGCTCGTCGCCGTACTCGCCCGCGAGGACGCCGCAGATCTCCTCGCTCCCGCCGCCGTAGCCCTGATAGACGATGTCGTCGTAGACCTCGCGCGTCAGGACGAGCGTCGAATCGGCCACGTTCGATTACTCCTCGGATTCGAGTTCGTACTCCCACGCGTTGTACCCACCGGCGAGGCTCCGTACCTCGCCCGCGTCCTCGACGCCCTCGTAACTGCCGATGAGTCGGGCCGCTTGGATCGACGATTGGCCGATCGGGCAGGCGACGACGACCTCGTCGTCCCACTCGATCTCGTCGATGCGGCTCGGGAGTTCGTGCATCGGAACGTTGATCGCGCCGGGGATGTGTCCCTGGGCGAACTCCGCGGAATTCCGGATGTCGATGACCTGCGGGCCGTCGCCGGACGTCTGCCGCTCGTGGAGTTCTTTTGCTGAGATCTCTTGGATCATCGGTAATAGACGTGCGTAGACTACGAATGTGAATACCTGTTTCGAACCTCGCAGTCCTCTCCGTCTCTCTGACTCCGCCGTCGGGAGCGGCGTGCTCGACAAATCGATACGGCCCCCGAGACCGATTGCCTACTCGACGTAGTCGA
This DNA window, taken from Halobellus sp. LT62, encodes the following:
- a CDS encoding PHP-associated domain-containing protein, translating into MLNERVVARAKACGLDVLVYAPHFTRLPELRARAERFSDDDLLVVPAREVFAGTWRDRRHLLAVGLAEPIPDFISLDGAFDAFRRQGAAVLVPHPLFLNVSLDAEEIRAHRERIHAVETHNLKLFEWQNRRARRIAHDVDRPGFGSSYAHLHGSVGEVWTTFEREIDSELDLVEALRDGAPRTVYRRNGPWHAARGLAEFAHLGYENSWSKLDRMFLSGTEPTHPSHVAYGGRFDDVSVY
- a CDS encoding DUF7565 family protein, translating into MSLWKCGIGGCSERFEDVESAIIHQTVEHNRHECTVCGSIVPDGYFAIRHAFEEHSRAEYVRAYDADSTAVRVREDIKAAIEDEADLRAVVEELKRRDAL
- a CDS encoding transcription elongation factor Spt5; this encodes MPIFSVKTTASQERTVADMIANREEPEIHAVLAPDSLTSYVMVEADNDAVITRALEEIPHARGLVKTGGDAGKSSMAEVEHFLSPTPDVEGIAEGDIVELIAGPFKGEKARVQRIDETKDQVTVELYEATVPIPVTVRGDQIRVLDSDER
- a CDS encoding protein translocase SEC61 complex subunit gamma, giving the protein MDVKYDLTSYVRVLKLASTPGWEEFSQISLIAGAGIVLVGFLGFLIYAVMSFLPGGV
- a CDS encoding desampylase translates to MADSTLVLTREVYDDIVYQGYGGGSEEICGVLAGEYGDERSVVSEAHQVDNVAETPQIRYAMDPEEQLETIESIEAAGREVVGFYHTHPTGPVHPSDTDAERAAWPGYSYAICAFDGYPYLGSWRWAGDAFEREAVELVE
- a CDS encoding rhodanese-like domain-containing protein, yielding MIQEISAKELHERQTSGDGPQVIDIRNSAEFAQGHIPGAINVPMHELPSRIDEIEWDDEVVVACPIGQSSIQAARLIGSYEGVEDAGEVRSLAGGYNAWEYELESEE